The Clarias gariepinus isolate MV-2021 ecotype Netherlands chromosome 4, CGAR_prim_01v2, whole genome shotgun sequence genome window below encodes:
- the mecr gene encoding enoyl-[acyl-carrier-protein] reductase, mitochondrial → MDVWRLARVLSCRLSPRSSACGGALITASRIQSCGPTVRRGNVSLSYFSTRPKVTDSTALVYRSHGDPSQVVQLETLRLPALEAKSALVKMLAAPINPSDINMIQGTYAILPDLPAVGGNEGVGQVLEVGSQVQKVKVGDWVIPRDAGLGTWQTAAVFSENDLVTVPSDISLLSAATLGVNPCTAFRMLSDFESLLPGDTVIQNAANSGVGQAVIQIAAAKDVHTINVVRDRPDFQQLTDRLKALGATCVIKEEMLRKPEIKDIFKVFPRPKLALNGVGGKSATELLRHLQTGGTMVTYGGMAKQPVTVPVSALIFKDIKVQGFWVTQWKRDNKHDDAPLHFMLEEICSLIRAGKLSAPSCTEVGIKDFHKALNNATTPYISSKQILVM, encoded by the exons ATGGACGTGTGGCGTCTTGCGCGGGTTTTGTCCTGCAGGTTGTCGCCTCGCAGTTCGGCGTGTGGAGGAGCTTTAATAACTGCATCGCGTATTCAGTCCTGTGGTCCGACTGTGCGGCGGGGAAATGTTTCACTGTCTTACTTTTCAACAAGGCCAAAAGTCACCGACAGCACTGCGCTAGTGTACAGGAGTCACGGGGATCCTTCACAAGTCGTTCA GTTGGAGACTCTCAGACTTCCTGCACTGGAAGCTAAAAGTGCCCTTGTGAAAATGCTTGCAGCTCCCATCAATCCCTCAGATATAAATATGATCCAAG GAACCTATGCCATATTACCAGACCTTCCAGCTGTGGGTGGCAATGAGGGAGTGGGTCAGGTCTTAGAAGTGGGCAGCCAGGTTCAAAAAGTCAAAGTGGGTGATTGGGTCATTCCTAGAGACGCTGGTCTAG gcaCATGGCAGACTGCTGCTGTTTTCAGTGAGAATGATTTGGTGACAGTGCCCAGTGATATCTCCCTTCTTTCAGCAGCCACTCTAGGAGTCAACCCTTGCACTGCATTTCGAATGCTCTCTGATTTTGAAAGTCTATTGCCTG GAGACACagtgatccagaatgcagctaaCAGTGGAGTTGGACAGGCTGTAATTCAGATAGCAGCAGCAAAGGATGTCCATACAATCAATGTAGTCAGGGACAG ACCGGACTTTCAACAGCTGACTGACAGACTAAAAGCTTTGGGAGCAACTTGCGTGATTAAAGAGGAGATGCTGAGAAAGCCGGAAATTAAGGACATCTTTAAG GTTTTTCCTCGACCTAAACTTGCACTAAATGGTGTGGGAGGCAAAAGTGCCACAGAGCTTCTTCGTCATTTACA GACTGGGGGTACCATGGTGACATATGGGGGGATGGCCAAGCAGCCAGTTACTGTGCCTGtg AGTGCACTCATCTTTAAGGACATTAAAGTACAAGGATTTTGGGTCACTCAGTGGAAGAGAGACAATAAGCATG ATGATGCGCCATTGCATTTCATGTTGGAAGAGATATGTTCCCTGATCCGTGCTGGAAAGCTGTCGGCCCCATCCTGCACTGAAGTGGGCATAAAGGACTTCCACAAAGCACTGAACAATGCCACGACGCCTTACATCTCATCTAAACAAATTCTGGTCATGTAA
- the lin28aa gene encoding protein lin-28 homolog A isoform X2, which produces MAEGGCTKTEEEEGPSTEEDTQSFHGVGVCKWFNVRMGFGFLSMNSREGEQLEAPVDVFVHQSKLHMEGFRSLKEGEEVEFTFKKSSKGLESVRVTGPGGVHCIGSEKRPKGKSAQKRRSKGDRCYNCGGLDHHAKECKLPPQPKRCHFCQSVSHMVANCPLKAQQSTPGCQETPFSVKEEEEEQNYPSPPAEITN; this is translated from the exons ATGGCTGAGG GAGGGTGCACTAAAACTGAAGAAGAGGAAGGACCGAGCACTGAGGAAGACACACAGTCATTCCACGGTGTTGGTGTGTGCAAATGGTTTAATGTACGGATGGGTTTCGGCTTCCTGTCCATGAACAGCCGAGAGGGCGAGCAGCTTGAAGCTCCAGTTGATGTATTTGTCCACCAG agTAAGCTACATATGGAGGGGTTTAGGAGTCTGAAGGAAGGTGAGGAGGTTGAGTTCACATTTAAAAAGTCTTCCAAGGGCCTGGAGTCTGTGCGGGTGACAGGGCCTGGAGGAGTGCACTGTATAGGCAGTGAAAAGAGACCTAAAGGCAAGAGTGCCCAGAAACGTCGCTCCAAAGGAGACAG GTGCTACAACTGTGGGGGTTTAGACCACCATGCAAAAGAGTGCAAGCTGCCTCCACAACCAAAAAGGTGCCATTTTTGCCAGAGTGTCTCACACATGGTTGCCAACTGCCCACTTAAAGCTCAGCAGTCCACACCAGGCTGTCAGGAAACACCTTTCTCAgtgaaagaagaggaagaagaacagAATTATCCCTCGCCACCCGCAGAGATCACCAACTGA
- the lin28aa gene encoding protein lin-28 homolog A isoform X1 — MVKPLFVFFTLWLKILSQLKVCREGPRWSEGEKDQSNASFFFFFPFFIIIISPKMGSISHHDFQGGCTKTEEEEGPSTEEDTQSFHGVGVCKWFNVRMGFGFLSMNSREGEQLEAPVDVFVHQSKLHMEGFRSLKEGEEVEFTFKKSSKGLESVRVTGPGGVHCIGSEKRPKGKSAQKRRSKGDRCYNCGGLDHHAKECKLPPQPKRCHFCQSVSHMVANCPLKAQQSTPGCQETPFSVKEEEEEQNYPSPPAEITN; from the exons ATGGTCAAACCTCTCTTTGTTTTCTTCACCCTTTGGCTCAAGATTTTGTCTCAACTCAAGGTTTGTCGCGAAGGGCCACGCTGGTCTGAGGGGGAAAAGGACCAAAGCAacgcaagttttttttttttttttccttttttcatcattattatttcacCGAAGATGGGTTCGATTTCACACCACGATTTTCAAG GAGGGTGCACTAAAACTGAAGAAGAGGAAGGACCGAGCACTGAGGAAGACACACAGTCATTCCACGGTGTTGGTGTGTGCAAATGGTTTAATGTACGGATGGGTTTCGGCTTCCTGTCCATGAACAGCCGAGAGGGCGAGCAGCTTGAAGCTCCAGTTGATGTATTTGTCCACCAG agTAAGCTACATATGGAGGGGTTTAGGAGTCTGAAGGAAGGTGAGGAGGTTGAGTTCACATTTAAAAAGTCTTCCAAGGGCCTGGAGTCTGTGCGGGTGACAGGGCCTGGAGGAGTGCACTGTATAGGCAGTGAAAAGAGACCTAAAGGCAAGAGTGCCCAGAAACGTCGCTCCAAAGGAGACAG GTGCTACAACTGTGGGGGTTTAGACCACCATGCAAAAGAGTGCAAGCTGCCTCCACAACCAAAAAGGTGCCATTTTTGCCAGAGTGTCTCACACATGGTTGCCAACTGCCCACTTAAAGCTCAGCAGTCCACACCAGGCTGTCAGGAAACACCTTTCTCAgtgaaagaagaggaagaagaacagAATTATCCCTCGCCACCCGCAGAGATCACCAACTGA
- the LOC128520788 gene encoding glycoprotein endo-alpha-1,2-mannosidase-like protein, translating into MARLRRKSCVLLFLFALFVLGTLVGLRSLKPSDGLSDLDISPINGEKVDRRAVFSDVLSPAAQERVVASKAKAAGSNPSPDRGVSYDVHIFYYTWYGNPQTDEKYLHWDHILVPHWDPKIAASYPKGRHVPPEDIGSSFYPEMGPYSSRDPEVLESHMEQISTSGAGVVVLSWYPPGLADDHGEPSEDMVPSMLDAALRHNLKVAFHIQAYKGRTDHSLHNNIKYIIDRYGDHEAFYRFSSSSGKVLPLFYIYDSYLTPTEAWAELLTSTGSHNLRGTPYDGVFIALIVDEKHKHDILAGGFDGMYTYFASNGFSYGSSHQNWKGLKAFCNGNNLLFVPSVGPGYIDTSIRPWNNHNTRNRVNGRYYETGLQAALNVQPEIVSITSFNEWHEGTQIERAMPKKTLRRVYLDYQPHEPDLYLELTRSWVEQYHKEKERWIV; encoded by the exons aTGGCTCGACTACGCAGAAAATCTTGCGTGCTTCTTTTTCTCTTCGCGCTCTTCGTGCTCGGGACTCTGGTGGGATTAAGGAGTCTGAAGCCGAGTGATGGATTGTCGGATCTTGACATTTCGCCTATTAACGGGGAGAAAGTTGACAGGCGTGCGGTTTTCAGCGATGTCCTGTCACCGGCCGCTCAGGAACGCGTTGTCGCAAGTAAGGCAAAAGCAGCCGGCTCAAACCCGAGTCCGGACAGAGGCGTATCCTACGATGTTCATATATTTTACTACACATGGTATGGAAACCCTCAAACTGATGAGAAATACTTGCATTGGGACCATATCCTGGTGCCACACTGGGACCCAAAAATCGCCGCCAGTTATCCGAAAGGAAGGCATGTACCCCCCGAGGACATCGGCTCGAGTTTTTACCCTGAAATGGGGCCATACAGCTCGAGGGATCCGGAAGTGCTGGAGTCTCACATGGAGCAAATTAGCACATCAGGGGCAG GTGTAGTTGTGCTGTCCTGGTATCCTCCGGGTTTGGCTGATGATCATGGAGAGCCTTCTGAAGATATGGTACCATCAATGCTGGATGCTGCACTCAGGCACAATTTAAAG GTGGCGTTTCATATCCAGGCCTATAAAGGAAGGACGGATCATAGCTTACATAACAACATCAAATACATCATCGACAG GTATGGAGATCATGAGGCTTTCTACCGCTTCAGCAGCAGCAGTGGAAAAGTGTTACCTCTTTTTTATATCTATGACTCTTACCTGACTCCAACTGAGGCTTGGGCAGAGTTGCTAACCTCAACAGGCTCTCACAACCTACGTGGAACCCCATATGATGGTGTCTTCATTGCACTGATTGTGGATGAGAAACACAAGCATGACATCCTTGCTGGAGGATTTGATGGAATGTATACATATTTTGCTTCTAATGGATTCTCCTATGGCTCCTCACATCAAAACTGGAAAGGCCTCAAGGCCTTTTGTAATGGAAACAATCTGCTTTTTGTACCAAGTGTGGGTCCTGGCTATATCGACACTAGTATACGGCCCTGGAACAACCACAACACTCGGAACAGAGTAAATGGCAGATACTATGAAACTGGCCTGCAAGCGGCACTGAATGTGCAGCCTGAGATTGTTTCAATCACTTCCTTCAATGAATGGCATGAGGGCACACAGATTGAGAGAGCAATGCCCAAAAAGACATTGAGGCGTGTATACCTGGACTACCAGCCACATGAGCCAGATCTTTATTTAGAACTTACCAGATCATGGGTTGAGCAGTACCATAAAGAGAAAGAGCGATGGATTGTTTGA
- the yrdc gene encoding yrdC domain-containing protein, mitochondrial, which yields MNVRSLFRMLISSSELFPYKPVRVRAMCKELKTSVLRLLPLAQNRDTADEAQILQSTLKALKEGQVIAVPTDTIYGLACLAQNSEAIKRVYDIKGRNGDKPLAICVGEIQDIYKYCKVTVKEELLKDLLPGPVTLVLERSEELNTDLNPFTRLVGVRIPDHPFISRLCQMCDEPLALTSANISAQSSTLAVHEFEELWPSLALVVDGGPIGDHSRLGSTVVDLSVPGRYRIIRPGCACSATVAILAKKYDLLKDSSS from the exons ATGAATGTGCGATCACTTTTTCGTATGTTAATCTCTTCGTCTGAGCTCTTTCCTTATAAACCAGTGAGAGTCAGGGCCATGTGTAAAGAGCTGAAGACCTCGGTGTTGCGGTTGTTACCGCTGGCGCAGAACAGAGACACAGCAG aTGAAGCACAAATTCTTCAATCTACACTAAAGGCTCTAAAAGAAGGCCAGGTCATCGCTGTTCCCACTGACACAATCTATGGCCTGGCTTGCTTGGCTCAGAATTCAGAAGCCATCAAAAGGGTGTATGATATCAAGGGAAGAAATGGCGACAAGCCTTTAGCTATTTGTGTTGGAGAAATACAAGACATCTACAA atATTGCAAAGTTACTGTAAAAGAAGAGCTTCTGAAAGATCTTCTTCCTGGGCCAGTCACTCTGGTACTTGAAAGGTCTGAAGAACTGAATACAGATCTCAATCCATTTACTAGG CTTGTAGGTGTCCGCATCCCAGACCACCCCTTCATAAGCCGCTTGTGTCAGATGTGTGATGAGCCGCTTGCTCTAACAAGTGCTAATATCAGCGCACAGTCCAGCACTCTTGCAGTTCAT GAGTTTGAGGAGCTGTGGCCAAGCCTAGCCCTTGTGGTGGATGGTGGCCCAATAGGTGATCATAGTCGACTGGGCTCAACAGTTGTGGACCTCTCAGTACCTGGCAGATATCGCATTATTAGACCTGGCTG TGCATGTTCAGCCACAGTTGCTATACTTGCGAAGAAATATGATTTATTGAAGGATTCTTCCAGTTAA